The Miltoncostaea oceani genome includes a region encoding these proteins:
- a CDS encoding Hsp20/alpha crystallin family protein, which yields MPPEIVRWDPFRDVMSLRSDIDRLMGTLAGNAPRSSLPARWAPSADVIEREDEIVVTAELPGVADKDVEVTVDEGVLRISGARELTEEVDDERFHRIERSYGGFERTFPLPAGVDPDSIRAGIAYGVLKVTIPKPAAPTPRRIAVNPAGD from the coding sequence ATGCCACCGGAGATCGTCCGATGGGATCCGTTCCGGGACGTGATGAGTCTGCGGTCCGACATCGACCGCCTGATGGGGACGCTCGCGGGCAACGCGCCGCGCTCGTCGCTGCCCGCGCGCTGGGCCCCGTCGGCGGACGTCATCGAGCGCGAGGACGAGATCGTCGTCACCGCCGAGCTGCCGGGGGTGGCCGACAAGGACGTGGAGGTCACCGTCGACGAGGGCGTGCTCCGCATCTCCGGGGCACGCGAGCTGACGGAGGAGGTCGACGACGAGCGCTTCCACCGGATCGAGCGCTCGTACGGCGGGTTCGAGCGGACGTTCCCGCTGCCCGCCGGGGTCGACCCGGACTCCATCAGGGCGGGGATCGCCTACGGGGTGCTGAAGGTCACCATCCCGAAGCCCGCGGCGCCCACCCCGCGGCGCATCGCCGTGAACCCCGCGGGGGACTGA